The following proteins are co-located in the Theropithecus gelada isolate Dixy chromosome 19, Tgel_1.0, whole genome shotgun sequence genome:
- the CD33 gene encoding myeloid cell surface antigen CD33 isoform X2, producing the protein MPLLLLPLLWADLTHRPQILIPGALDPDHSKNLTCSVPWACEQGTPPIFSWMSAAPTSLGLRTTHSSVLIITPRPQDHGTNLTCQVKFPGAGVTTERTIQLNVTYASQNPRTDIFLGDGSGKQGVVQGAIGGAGVTVLLALCLCLIFFTVKTHRRKAARTAVGRIDTHPATGPASSKHQKKSKLHGPTETSGCSGTTLTVEMDEELHYASLNFHGMNPSEDTSTEYSEVRTQ; encoded by the exons atgccgctgctgctgctgcccctgctgTGGGCAG ACTTGACCCACAGGCCCCAAATCCTCATCCCTGGAGCCCTAGACCCTGACCACTCCAAAAACCTGACCTGCTCTGTGCCCTGGGCCTGTGAGCAGGGAACACCTCCAATCTTCTCCTGGATGTCAgctgcccccacctccctgggcctcaggacCACTCACTCCTCGGTGCTCATAATCACCCCCCGGCCCCAGGACCACGGCACCAACCTCACCTGTCAGGTGAAGTTCCCTGGAGCTGGCGTGACCACGGAGAGAACCATCCAGCTCAATGTCACCT ATGCTTCACAGAACCCAAGAACTGATATCTTTCTAGGAGATGGCTCAG GGAAACAAGGAGTGGTTCAGGGGGCCATCGGGGGAGCTGGTGTCACAGTCCTGCTCGCTCTTTGTCTCTGCCTCATCTTCTTCAC AGTGAAGACTCACAGGAGGAAAGCAGCCAGGACAGCAGTGGGCAGGATCGACACCCACCCTGCCACAGGGCCAGCATCCTCG AAACACCAGAAGAAGTCCAAGTTACATGGCCCCACTGAAACCTCAGGCTGTTCAGGTACCACCCTTACTGTGGAGATGGACGAGGAGCTGCACTACGCTTCCCTCAACTTTCATGGGATGAATCCTTCTGAGGACACCTCCACCGAATACTCAGAGGTCAGGACCCAGTGA
- the CD33 gene encoding myeloid cell surface antigen CD33 isoform X1 produces MPLLLLPLLWAGALAMDPRVRLEVQESVTVQEGLCVLVPCTFFHPVPYHTRNSPVHGYWFREGAIVSLDSPVATNKLDQEVQEETQGRFRLLGDPSRNNCSLSIVDARRRDNGSYFFRMEKGSTKYSYKSTQLSVHVTDLTHRPQILIPGALDPDHSKNLTCSVPWACEQGTPPIFSWMSAAPTSLGLRTTHSSVLIITPRPQDHGTNLTCQVKFPGAGVTTERTIQLNVTYASQNPRTDIFLGDGSGKQGVVQGAIGGAGVTVLLALCLCLIFFTVKTHRRKAARTAVGRIDTHPATGPASSKHQKKSKLHGPTETSGCSGTTLTVEMDEELHYASLNFHGMNPSEDTSTEYSEVRTQ; encoded by the exons atgccgctgctgctgctgcccctgctgTGGGCAG GGGCCCTGGCTATGGATCCAAGAGTCAGGCTGGAAGTGCAGGAGTCAGTGACAGTACAGGAGGGTTTGTGCGTCCTTGTGCCCTGCACTTTCTTCCATCCCGTACCCTACCACACCAGGAATTCCCCAGTTCATGGTTACTGGTTCCGGGAAGGAGCCATTGTATCCTTGGACTCTCCAGTGGCCACAAACAAGCTAGATCAAGAAGTACAGGAGGAGACCCAGGGCCGATTCCGCCTCCTTGGGGATCCCAGTAGGAACAACTGCTCCCTGAGCATCGTAGATGCCAGGAGGAGGGATAATGGTTCATACTTCTTTCGGATGGAGAAAGGAAGTACCAAATACAGTTACAAATCTACCCAGCTCTCTGTGCATGTGACAG ACTTGACCCACAGGCCCCAAATCCTCATCCCTGGAGCCCTAGACCCTGACCACTCCAAAAACCTGACCTGCTCTGTGCCCTGGGCCTGTGAGCAGGGAACACCTCCAATCTTCTCCTGGATGTCAgctgcccccacctccctgggcctcaggacCACTCACTCCTCGGTGCTCATAATCACCCCCCGGCCCCAGGACCACGGCACCAACCTCACCTGTCAGGTGAAGTTCCCTGGAGCTGGCGTGACCACGGAGAGAACCATCCAGCTCAATGTCACCT ATGCTTCACAGAACCCAAGAACTGATATCTTTCTAGGAGATGGCTCAG GGAAACAAGGAGTGGTTCAGGGGGCCATCGGGGGAGCTGGTGTCACAGTCCTGCTCGCTCTTTGTCTCTGCCTCATCTTCTTCAC AGTGAAGACTCACAGGAGGAAAGCAGCCAGGACAGCAGTGGGCAGGATCGACACCCACCCTGCCACAGGGCCAGCATCCTCG AAACACCAGAAGAAGTCCAAGTTACATGGCCCCACTGAAACCTCAGGCTGTTCAGGTACCACCCTTACTGTGGAGATGGACGAGGAGCTGCACTACGCTTCCCTCAACTTTCATGGGATGAATCCTTCTGAGGACACCTCCACCGAATACTCAGAGGTCAGGACCCAGTGA